The DNA window CACCAAAAAATATGGAAAAATTTTAAACTTATATTCTTATGTACGTCCCCTATAACGGGTTTTTGACATCAGGGAATAGCTCTTTCTTCAATTTTTCGATTACGTTGTCATCAGCGATTTTGCAAATGTAATTTAGGGCTTTTTTTGTACACCATAATATCCCTGAGGCTTTTAGCAAAAATATAAAGTCCGGTGTCATTTCCATTTCCCTTCCATTTTTCTCAGGAACACAACGTTGCTAATCAGCCGCGCGGTTCTTTTGTGTCGGCTGAATTAGCCTTGTTAGGCGCCATTTTGTGTACCCACGATAGTTTCATTCCCCGCGTTGTGCTTCCGAGGCTTTAGCGCTCCTTTAGCCGACTCCTTTCCGCAAAGACATTATTGTCTTGAATCGACCTTCGAAGTCCTTGACCCGCTCTTTGATCGACAATAGTGGAAGCGCGGGCTCCGCACCACGAACAACCGCGCTCACATTATTCTGTAGTTCGTTCAGGACTATTCCCCTAATTGCGAACTGCACCCAGCTACCAAGATTCTGCTGCTGCATAGCAGTTTCAGCTATGGTGCCCAGTTGGTCGGATGTTTCGATCCAAGATATCGCCCTCAGAGTTCGGTTGTTACCCTCCGCTGTAATCCAGTTCGGGACGTAGTCCGGAATCTCCCCTGATCTGAACATTCGCCCGAGTTCTGCACGGGCATGCCTTTCAAGCTCCAAGGATCGAGTACCCGACTTTGTCCTCACTGATACAAACATAGGATCAAAAACTGAGTCCTCTATGGGAATTCTTCCTGCTTTAACATCCTCATCCCAGCCTCGTTTCACGAAGAAGACTGTGCAAAACCATCGAAGTAAATCCCAACTTGAAAATGCGCGAGAGAGGTACTTTCTATTAATTCGCAGCAACGGTAGCTCGAAGCGGTCGCATAGCATGTTTTTCATTCCGTCACGTTTCTGATCGTCCGGCGCGGAATGACCGCTGCCATCAAACTCGACCGCGAACAGAGATTGATCAGTGGAATCAGTTACCACAAAGTCAAAGTGGGCCTGCAGAGCATACCGATAGTGTTCGTTGTCGATCCCGCTGCACTCTATCGGAAGAACGTCAGCAACACGGACTTTCGCGTAGACCTTTGCATTGAAGTCATCGCACACTTCTCGGAGCCGCTGATCGGTAACGGACTCGGGCAGGTTCAAGAGACGCTTCAGCATCGTTGAATGGGTTCTCGTTCCTCTAAAGTCTGTGTCGTCTGGCAAATCGCCTCCTGCGCTCTATCAGTGCTTGACGCCTAACGTGGTGCTGACCTGACTGGGGTGGAGCGCCAGCGTAACCCCAGTCAGCGTCCAGCATATGGTTAGGTAATAAATTACTCTGAAATAGATCTCTCAGTGTCAGAAATAGTCTGTTCAACCGCGGCAACAATAGTAGAGAGGCTTGCGCGAAAGAACTCGCGATTTTTCTTTACTCTATATTGTTTAAGGCGAAGATGGACCTCTTTCTCCACCAAACTGCAATTAGCAACTTCCCAGCTAGCCAGTACCTCAAATGGTAGCGGCACACCCGTTGAGGTGCCAAGTTCATGTGCCCGCTCTTTCGCACTTCGTCGCGTTAGGCCAACTTTATAAATATCGTTGCCATGTGCGGCGGACCGAACAATATAGATTGCCCCAGGATCATCACCTTTTGGAGCTCCACGAATATTTTGCATGATAAAAGATTCTGGGCTACTTGTTGAATAACTATCAACTCGTTCAACCCATGTTTTTCCTACAATTGAATTCCCGCCTTTGTCAGTTCCAATCTTATTTGGTTCCAATGGTTTCCAGAATCCAGTAGATTCGAAAGAAAAATTGGGTGGGTCAATTATTCGCTGGCCAACTTGGACTAAATTATTAGTATCGGCGCTACTCAGACATTTGACAATTCGGTGCAAATGATATGCATCCTTTCCGAATTCTTTAGTAGCTTTCTTTATATGGTGTTTTTGCCTGTTGATGAATAACTCGGTTACAAATTTAGAGCCTACTACTCTATCAGGTTCAGCAACAAATATGATTGGCAAATATATAATAGACATAAGTGCTGAAAACAATTGACCATACCTGTTTAACTCACTTAAGGATTTTTCAAGAATGTCATTTCGCTTTTCCTTTGTAAGCCCCGGAAATGCTTCTTTATCATCCGTGTTTACAAGATAGCTATAACCGATATCAATGTTAACATACCTTACATCGTGCTTTTTGGTTTCAAGGTTTAATCGGGTAAGAATTAATACCTTAGAGAATCCTGCCATACCATCTAAGTAACGATCTCGGATCGAAAGATCTGGACTTGGTGCAAGGTTTTCACGACCTTGGAAGGGTTTACCGTCTTTAAATTCTTTTTCAGCAGGTATCTTGGAATCAGGAGGGTTTGATGGATTTTCACCTGCTATAAGAATTACAGATAATTCATTCTCGTGCCGGATTAGTGATACTCCTGCAATTGCAAGGTTTGAGCCCTCTGTTGAGATTGCAAACTCACCAGTATCACCGGCTATGTCGAACGAATATATTAATCCTTCCTCCATTATATCTACTAATATTTTAGGATCATCAGGTATTTTGTGTTCAGCTGTATACCAGTCAAAATAATCGTGCAACCTCAACAAATGTTCACGTTCTTCCCTTATATCGAATACCTTAAATTCATTATTAAAGGAGAGGAAGGCTTCAACTACATTGAATGATGACGGGAGAGAATGAGGGCCATAGCTAGTAAGGCGGTTTAGATATTCTAAGAAATAATGACGTAGAACGGTACTCATTCGAAAACCAGAACAGCCCTCCATACGTAATAAAACAAAAAGGGGAAGACGTCTATTCAACTCACGAATTTTTTGCCGAATTCCTATGTCCATTTCGGCCAATCGAGAGAGATATGCTTGACCTATCGGATCAGCTTTAGGGTGCCATGGTGGTAGCGGCATCCTCGAAGATAAATCTCTCATTCGGCGTTTATGTGGCATTCCAAGACTCATCTATCGTTTCATTCCTTCATGAACAAAAATCTAATAGAAAACCTAACGGCGCGCCTGACCAGCGGGCGCGCTTTTTAGCCCGTCTGCGTCCAGGCGCAGGTTAGAGGGATTTCGCATCAGCGATCCCTTACGTGAACTTGACCGTAGAGACGAGCCTTTGAAAGACCTCCCGAGATTCATTAATCAACTCCTCACACTCATGCAGAGCAAAAATAAAGAGCCGGGCCTGATCCTCGTGGAAGACCGAAATGCCTTCCATGATGTTAAACTTCCCCTGAACGTCCTTATGGGGATAGCGAGCGACGCAATGGATTCCGCGGGCATTGTCGACGAATGTGGGCTCGAACCTAAGACCGCTAGCTTGAAGATGGGTCTTCACAGGTAAGAAAGGGCTTTTCAAAAACTCATCGTCAGGCTCAAAGGCGCCATCTTGTCCTTTGGCTCCCCTCTGTTCAAGAAGGACTTGGAATTCTGGACTGGTTACGTGAATAGCAGTTATGTTTATGTTGCCTTGAAAATACAACCGGTCCATTTCACCTGGCTCCAGAGGCCTCATGTACATTCCAACTTGTGTTTCCGGATTTAAGATCCAGGTTTTGGGCCGCGCAAACCCAAGTCGAAGGTCCGATGAATATACAAGCTCGAAGCCTTCAGGACAACGGATCTCTGGGAACTGTGCGGACTTGAGGCGCTGATTCTCCGCCTCAAGCTCCTTAATCCTCAGATTGGTTTCCTTCACCGTTTCGTCCCGTTCCGCTTGATCCGCATTCTTCTTTATCGACAGGAAGACTCGGGAAGAAACTAGAAGAAATATGACGAATCCGGCAGCAGCACCTCCAAGCCTCATCTTCTGACTTTCGAACGTGCCCGTTGACTCCAGTGCCCCATAGAGAAGAATCGCTGCCAAGAGGTTGCAGCCGAAGAGAAGTAAGAACACGGTAATGGGTAGCGTTGACCAATTTCTCGTCATGTAGTCATGCCCTCCTAGGTAAGGTTCTATACTGAGCCCTCTAACGTTGAGTTGAGGGGCGGCGAGGTACGAGCCGTCCCTCTCGAATGATTTGTTATATTTTACCTGGTCCAACAATGTAGGGTATCCATGATCTTTCGAAACCCTTGCCTTCGGTGATTTTTTCTTTGTGTGTAATATTGTCATAGCAAACATTAATTAATACAGAGAAATACGTGAGAGTTTCAAGATATTCGGGGCCTTCAATCAGATCCACTTTGTTGGAATTGTCATATCCTTTTCTTTTAAGAGTGAATTTCCCGATTATACAGATAGTCATCAGATGAGGTATCTCTTGAAACCATTCCGAAAGCGTTTCTTTCCCAACTTTTGTTTCAAGCCCAATCAGACTGAATAGTATTGGAAGTGATTGCCTTGTTTGCTTCGCTACATCGTTTGGTTTCCGCACGGCAACAGGCCTAAGTTTTTGGCATTCAATAAACTGATTTTTTAGCTGGTCCAAGGTTTCTGAATCAACGGTCGATTTCATCTCTATCGCTGCCAACGCTGTCTCTACTGGAACCAGAGCTACATCTTTCATGAGGGCGATAGAAGGTATTCTCTTTCTTTCAGCTAGAATAAAATCTATTTGAGGGGAGATGCTTCCAAAACAGTCACAGATAAACCCAGAGCCCACAGATATGTCAGGAGGCATGATATCGCCTAAAAAGGCTCGAAGATAGGATTCACGAAGAGCCCCCTTTGTTGCGCTGTGAGAGATTGATGAAGATTCGCTTATAGAGTCGGACAGTCGTCGAAGCCTTGAAACCAGGACCTGCTGTATTCTACTCATCTTTTGTCCTCGAAATATAACTAGTGAGTGGATAGAAAAAACGCGCAATATTGCCGCATAACTAAAAGAGCAACTTGCTGTCTAATTCAAGTAAATTCAATTTGTTATAATGCTTCCAAAGGGATATTGAAACCGGAAAAACGAGAATTTTTTCTTCAATATTCCAATATGCGAGAAAAACTTCTTAATATTCCTGATATTACGGGTGTTTTATAGAAAAAAGCTAAAATTTTAAAAAAGGAAACTTTGGGAACGTCCTTGAAGAATTGGTGTGCTATGAAGTGACAGCAAGAGATAGTCGATATAGGTACAGGAGAGCCAGGGGGCGTTCCCAATATCCTCCCTCCTCCAGGGTAGATTATCCATAATTGAATATTGTTTATAAATCAAGGGAAAATATTAGATGTTACAATATGTTACAAAAGAGGGGGAGCGGCAGCAAAATTGTGTAGTTATTACACACCCCAAAAGGCACTAATTTTAATATATGCTAAATATCAAATGGTTATCAATTTGCTTTATGATTTAAAAGACTTCAACGACTTTTCGACCGTATTGAAAAGCAGCGGTGTTGACTTATTTATGGATATTCCAGATAGAAATGTCCTAGGAGTTGCGTCCTGTGAGGTCAAGTTGGGTGATGCCCGCAAATTTTATGCAACTGAAGCGTTCATTTGCCCCGGTAACGGGATTTACGCCTAAGGCGCACAAGCATGCCTGAGGCGCACAAGTCCACCCGAGGCGGATAAATCCGCTTCGCTCCAACAAGCATTCACGAGGTCTTCCATCCCCTCTGTGCGTTTACTTCAGGCATGAGATAGTGTTTGGTATTTAGCGTAAAGATTGATCCGCCGGATTTGATGACAGTGGCCGCAAGGATTGCATCGTTAATATCCGTTCCATGGCGCGGATTCCATTGGCGATAAATTTTCCCGGCCATATCAATAACGCCTTGGTCCACAGGGGCCGTCTGAAATTGTGATAAAAACAGCAAGGTTGCCTCTTCCTCCTCCGGTCGCATGAAAAAGACCACCTCTGCACGTTGCATGGCACCGGTCCATAGATCAAACTTATCCTTATCACGCAGCCTTTTCAAAAGATTCAAAGCCTTACATTCCCCGCGCAGATGCCAAATGAGAATGTCCGAATCGATGTACGCCTTCACCGTTTATACCTTTCCTGCGATCGGCGCATGGCGGTTTTAATGCGCTCGACCGTTTTGGCGGCCGGTTCATCGCGTTGCCAGCAACCCAATGTGTGGGCAAAAATATCGAACTTATGCTCCAGATCGACTTTTTGAGCATAGTGCCGAATGGCATTTTCAATCACGGCTTTTTTTGACGTGCCCAACTTTTTTGCCAGCAGGTCAATTCGCCGGACCACAGCTTCATCAATGCGGGTTGACATGATTTTGTCCATTGACACCTCCAATTACATACGTAAGAAAGATAACGTAAGAAATTGAGATTGTCAATGGAAATGAGTCGGAGGAATTATCGTATTCCCAGTGCATTGATAGTAAAGCAGAATTCTTTTTAAAAGCCCCGCCTGCGGCGAGAGACAGGTTCGGAAGGCGAAGCTTCGGTAGCTTTGTTAGGAACCACTGAATACATACAGCTTGTTTGTGAGCAGGGCCAGCCCTACCAGAATCAACAAAACTCCGGCGGCAGCATTGACGTATTTTACAATTCGAGAAGCCCTTTGAATAAAAACCAGTAAGAAATTAATAAAAACGGAAATGATAACAAAAGGCAAAGCCAGTCCGGCCGAATAGACCCCTAGCAGCACAATTCCATGCCCAACCGTTTTCTGGCTGCCGGCGACGATAAGTATCGATCCCAGCAAGGGGCCGATGCAAGGGCTCCAGCCGGCGCCAAAAGCCATGCCAATGATAAATGTTCCCAAAAAATGCAAGGGCTTTTTCTTTATCTGAATCCGTTTTTCAAAATAAAGACTGCGGATATGAAGCACACCGGTTAAATGGATACCCAGGATAATAATTAAAAGCCCACCGGCAATTCTTATAACATCCCTGTATTTATATATAAAACCGCCAAGATAAGATGCTGAAGCACCCATTAGAATAAATACAAAGGAGAAACCTGAAACATAAAACAGCGTTGAAAGAATGACTTTTCTTCTGATTTCGATCTTACCTTCGGTCAGTTCCTCTAAAGAATAACCGGTAATAAAGGTAAAATATGCGGGTATCAGCGGCAGGACGCACGGAGAAAGGAAAGAGAGAAGCCCTGCCAGAAATGCGGCCGGAAATGAGATGGTTTCAAAAAACATAAATGCCCTTTTGTTTATCCTCCCGCAATCATGGGCAGCAGAAACACATCGGAGTCATCCGGAATCGGAGTTTTTTCAAAATAAGGCTTGGAGATGTGTTTATCATTGATACGAACGACGGCATAGTGATGGGCGTCTTCCAGATCTTCGAGCAGGTCTGCAACGGTTATCCCTTCACGCCAGGGATGCGGTTTTCCATTGACCCGGATCATTCCTCAACACCGTGCGCCTTGAGCAATTCCAATACTTCCTGAAAGTCAATCCCCAGCCGTTTTACGGTTGCAACCGTGGGAATGCCGTTTGGGGTCCATCCCCTGCGTTTGTACACGGCATCCTTTAGTTTTTCATACAGCCCCTCACGAAACTGTCGCAGCAGCGCAATTTTTTCTTCGGTCGACTTGCCTTCGATATCGACCTTGTGCTGCTCGACGAGCTGTTTATCGTAACGCTCGCGCCGGGATTCATATTCAACCGCTTTGACCGGACCGACGGCACGATAGGGAATCGTGTCATGCTCGCGTCGGCCAAACCCCATTTTCAGGTTGAAGATGCGCTGGAAATTATAAACGGCTTCGCTCATGCGAATCAGGTCATCGGGCGTTGTCTGCCTCCCGGTCACCGCGCTGAAATACTCTGCATACCACTGAACATGTTTCATGACTTTGGCCGGCTCCGGCGTGTTTTTGTTGTCTTCAGGCACGATATCGTTCCACGGCAGTTTGCACAGGCCGCACAAACCAAACCAGGTCCTGAACATTGGGAACCAGTGCAGGGCTTCGGCCTTTTGTTCAAAGGTCGGCATAAAATTGTGCACCATATCGAGAAAGATCAGCCAGGCCTCGTCATGCTGCGGCCCTTTGAGCGCAAGGCCGTAGCCCCCCTGCTGGGCCAGCGACTCTTTGGTCATGTATTCGGAGAATTCAAGGCCCTTTGCTTCCATGCCGATATCGTGCAGAATGTCGGGATCGGCGCCATAGTCTTTTGAAAAAATGGATTTCATCTTGCGGACGCCCTGGCCCACGGTGCGGCCAAAACCCTCACCGGTAGCCATTTGATGGAGCATCTCAAGGGCGGCCAGCCGGTTGCCGAAAGAAAGGTCGATGCCGCCGGTATGGGTTTTGTTAATCAAACTCATTTCAAAGCATTCCATGGCAAAGGCCATGCTCGTTCCCACCGAGATCGTGTCAAGTCCATAGGTGTCGCAGTAAAAATTCATTTCGATGATGGTGTGAGGGTCAAAGATGCCCAGATTTGAGCCGCAGCCCGCGATGGTTTCGTACTCGGGTCCGTCGACAAAAACCTTGGAGCCTTTATAGGGGCCTGTGATGGGAACAAAATCTTTGACCCCATGGGAGCAGGCCACCGAACAGCCCATCCAGCATCCGTCAAAGCCGGCGTCAAAGATGCGCCCGTAAACCTCCTGACCGATATTGGCCGCTTCGGGATGTCGGCCGTACTGAAAATTGTTGACAGGAAGCAGGTCAAAATCATTCATGATCGTCACCAGGTGGGTTGTACCGATGGTTGCCATTTGGTTCTGTTTGGGGTCAAGCTCGACAATTTCCCGGGAGTGCCGGCGACCAACCTCTTTTAAGGCCGCTACATCCGCCGGGTGATTCGTGTCGATCGTAATCGTATCCCAGCGTGCCACGATGGCCTTTATGCGCTTGTCAGCCAGAACAGTGCCGATTCCGCCGCGTCCGGCCTGCTTATATCTGGCGCGCTTGCGCTTTAAATCATACCAGGTAAAGTTCAGACATCCGATCAGCGTGTTTTTGGCGCCGGGGCCGGTGGATACCACTGAAATATTGCGAGGCTTTCCCTGGCCGAAGTATTCCGTCAATATTGCTGAAAGATCATAGGATTCCTCCGGCAGTCCGACGGCTTCTAACAGTTGAACCTTGGCGTTGATCCCGTCAATGAAAATAACGACATCCGTTGATGCTTTGCCCTTGACTTCAATGGCATCAAACCCGGAAAACTTCAAATAAGGGCCAAAATATCCGCCCACATTGGAGTCGATCACAGATCCTGTTAAAGGAGAAATCGTTGTCACAATGCTTTTTCCGGATCCGGGATAGATGGGTGTCCCGCCCATGGGCCCGGAGGCAATACAAATGGCGTTTTCAGGATCGTTCCACTTGGTGGTGCCGCTGACAGCATGCCACAGCAGCCAGAGATCAAAGCCTTTGCCGCCGGTAAAGACCGTTTTGATTTTATCCGTCACCGGCTTTATAAAAATAGCTGCAATAGAAACATCGATGCAAAGTGTCTGGCCGGCATAACCTTTTTCAATCGCCGGTTTGTCATAATCAATTGTTTTTATTGGTTTTACTTTAAATTTGGTCATTATTTTATCCTGCTGTTATTTTCCGTTGTAATTGTCATCGGCAAAACTTTTGGTGATGATTTCGCCCAGTTCTTTGGATCGTTGGGTGGCAACCTCAACGGCATTGATCAGGGTGGTTCGAAGCCCGCCCTTTTCCAGGGTATGAATGCCGGCAATGGCGGTTCCGCCAGGGGAAGTGACCATATCCTTTAGTTTGCCGGGGTGTTCCTTTGTTTCCATCAGCAATTTGGCCGCACCCAAAACCGTTTGGGTTGAAAGAAACAGAGCGTCCTGGCGTGACAGCCCCATCTTTACGCCGGCATCAGCCAAGGCCTCGACAATCAAAAAGATGTAAGCGGGTCCACTGCCGCTTAGCCCCGTGATGGCATCCATGAGGATATTCTCTTTAAGAAATATGGTTTTCCCCATGGAATCGAAGATGGCCATAGCCAGCTTGACATCTTCTTTGGTAGCATTTTTTCCGGCCGCTATCACCGTAGCACTTTCCTTAACAAAGGCAGCAATGTTGGGCATGGCCCGAATAAGACGTAATTTTTTGTTCAGGCACGATTCTATCGCGGCCAAAGGAACACCGGCGGCAATGGAGATGATGAGTTTGGACATGTCCAGGCCGGAAGCAGTTTCCCGCAGTACCGAGGCGATGATTTGAGGTTTGACCGCATAGATGATGATTTCGGCCGCTTTGACCGCATCAAGGTTGTTTGCCGTCGTAGCAACCCCATATTTTTCTTTGACGGAATCGAGTTGATTTTCCCGAATATCCGTGCAGATAATATTTTCAGGATCGGTTGACCCCGAAGAAATGAGGCCGCTGACAAGGGCTTCCCCCATGTTCCCGGTTCCAATAATACTAATTTTCTTATCTTTTAACATAAGTTCGATTCCCCCTTAACAACATTATCAGTAATAGCGTATTACAGATATGGTTTATTGGTTAAATGGTTAAGTGGTCAAATGGTCAAAGAGGTCCCCAAAATCCGCCATCGGACATGCGGCCTTGCGATCAGACCTATTTTTATCTTTTGAATACACCGGCTGTCAATGATTTTGCCTGAAATATCTTGACTTATCTGCAAGAATATAATTAGTTTTTACAATAAAAATCGTTTTCACGCTAAAAATTTTAGCCCGGACAAGCCGGGACCAATTTAAGAATT is part of the Candidatus Desulfatibia profunda genome and encodes:
- a CDS encoding PIN domain-containing protein, with amino-acid sequence MKAYIDSDILIWHLRGECKALNLLKRLRDKDKFDLWTGAMQRAEVVFFMRPEEEEATLLFLSQFQTAPVDQGVIDMAGKIYRQWNPRHGTDINDAILAATVIKSGGSIFTLNTKHYLMPEVNAQRGWKTS
- a CDS encoding GIY-YIG nuclease family protein — encoded protein: MSLGMPHKRRMRDLSSRMPLPPWHPKADPIGQAYLSRLAEMDIGIRQKIRELNRRLPLFVLLRMEGCSGFRMSTVLRHYFLEYLNRLTSYGPHSLPSSFNVVEAFLSFNNEFKVFDIREEREHLLRLHDYFDWYTAEHKIPDDPKILVDIMEEGLIYSFDIAGDTGEFAISTEGSNLAIAGVSLIRHENELSVILIAGENPSNPPDSKIPAEKEFKDGKPFQGRENLAPSPDLSIRDRYLDGMAGFSKVLILTRLNLETKKHDVRYVNIDIGYSYLVNTDDKEAFPGLTKEKRNDILEKSLSELNRYGQLFSALMSIIYLPIIFVAEPDRVVGSKFVTELFINRQKHHIKKATKEFGKDAYHLHRIVKCLSSADTNNLVQVGQRIIDPPNFSFESTGFWKPLEPNKIGTDKGGNSIVGKTWVERVDSYSTSSPESFIMQNIRGAPKGDDPGAIYIVRSAAHGNDIYKVGLTRRSAKERAHELGTSTGVPLPFEVLASWEVANCSLVEKEVHLRLKQYRVKKNREFFRASLSTIVAAVEQTISDTERSISE
- a CDS encoding DUF2726 domain-containing protein encodes the protein MPDDTDFRGTRTHSTMLKRLLNLPESVTDQRLREVCDDFNAKVYAKVRVADVLPIECSGIDNEHYRYALQAHFDFVVTDSTDQSLFAVEFDGSGHSAPDDQKRDGMKNMLCDRFELPLLRINRKYLSRAFSSWDLLRWFCTVFFVKRGWDEDVKAGRIPIEDSVFDPMFVSVRTKSGTRSLELERHARAELGRMFRSGEIPDYVPNWITAEGNNRTLRAISWIETSDQLGTIAETAMQQQNLGSWVQFAIRGIVLNELQNNVSAVVRGAEPALPLLSIKERVKDFEGRFKTIMSLRKGVG
- the proC gene encoding pyrroline-5-carboxylate reductase; amino-acid sequence: MLKDKKISIIGTGNMGEALVSGLISSGSTDPENIICTDIRENQLDSVKEKYGVATTANNLDAVKAAEIIIYAVKPQIIASVLRETASGLDMSKLIISIAAGVPLAAIESCLNKKLRLIRAMPNIAAFVKESATVIAAGKNATKEDVKLAMAIFDSMGKTIFLKENILMDAITGLSGSGPAYIFLIVEALADAGVKMGLSRQDALFLSTQTVLGAAKLLMETKEHPGKLKDMVTSPGGTAIAGIHTLEKGGLRTTLINAVEVATQRSKELGEIITKSFADDNYNGK
- a CDS encoding aldehyde:ferredoxin oxidoreductase, producing MTKFKVKPIKTIDYDKPAIEKGYAGQTLCIDVSIAAIFIKPVTDKIKTVFTGGKGFDLWLLWHAVSGTTKWNDPENAICIASGPMGGTPIYPGSGKSIVTTISPLTGSVIDSNVGGYFGPYLKFSGFDAIEVKGKASTDVVIFIDGINAKVQLLEAVGLPEESYDLSAILTEYFGQGKPRNISVVSTGPGAKNTLIGCLNFTWYDLKRKRARYKQAGRGGIGTVLADKRIKAIVARWDTITIDTNHPADVAALKEVGRRHSREIVELDPKQNQMATIGTTHLVTIMNDFDLLPVNNFQYGRHPEAANIGQEVYGRIFDAGFDGCWMGCSVACSHGVKDFVPITGPYKGSKVFVDGPEYETIAGCGSNLGIFDPHTIIEMNFYCDTYGLDTISVGTSMAFAMECFEMSLINKTHTGGIDLSFGNRLAALEMLHQMATGEGFGRTVGQGVRKMKSIFSKDYGADPDILHDIGMEAKGLEFSEYMTKESLAQQGGYGLALKGPQHDEAWLIFLDMVHNFMPTFEQKAEALHWFPMFRTWFGLCGLCKLPWNDIVPEDNKNTPEPAKVMKHVQWYAEYFSAVTGRQTTPDDLIRMSEAVYNFQRIFNLKMGFGRREHDTIPYRAVGPVKAVEYESRRERYDKQLVEQHKVDIEGKSTEEKIALLRQFREGLYEKLKDAVYKRRGWTPNGIPTVATVKRLGIDFQEVLELLKAHGVEE
- a CDS encoding cytochrome c biogenesis protein CcdA, which gives rise to MFFETISFPAAFLAGLLSFLSPCVLPLIPAYFTFITGYSLEELTEGKIEIRRKVILSTLFYVSGFSFVFILMGASASYLGGFIYKYRDVIRIAGGLLIIILGIHLTGVLHIRSLYFEKRIQIKKKPLHFLGTFIIGMAFGAGWSPCIGPLLGSILIVAGSQKTVGHGIVLLGVYSAGLALPFVIISVFINFLLVFIQRASRIVKYVNAAAGVLLILVGLALLTNKLYVFSGS
- a CDS encoding sulfur carrier protein ThiS; the encoded protein is MIRVNGKPHPWREGITVADLLEDLEDAHHYAVVRINDKHISKPYFEKTPIPDDSDVFLLPMIAGG
- a CDS encoding ribbon-helix-helix protein, CopG family, yielding MDKIMSTRIDEAVVRRIDLLAKKLGTSKKAVIENAIRHYAQKVDLEHKFDIFAHTLGCWQRDEPAAKTVERIKTAMRRSQERYKR